Proteins encoded within one genomic window of Brachybacterium sp. P6-10-X1:
- the ruvC gene encoding crossover junction endodeoxyribonuclease RuvC: MTLRVLGVDPGLTRCGIGVIDSAGGRRATLVTAGVIRSSPQDPIDRRLLTIARGLRAALEEHGPDVVAVERVFSQNNTSTVMGTAQVSGIAIVEAAERGIPIAMHTPSEVKAAVTGSGRAEKKQIQTMLVRLLGLEAPPQPADASDAVAIALTQLWRGPGPVALDATGGARTSAQAVWARAERTARRARERSTSRH; the protein is encoded by the coding sequence ATGACCCTGCGGGTGCTCGGGGTCGACCCCGGACTGACCCGCTGCGGAATCGGCGTGATCGATTCCGCCGGTGGTCGACGTGCCACGCTCGTGACCGCCGGGGTGATCCGCTCCTCCCCCCAGGACCCCATCGACCGCAGACTGCTCACGATCGCCCGGGGGCTGCGGGCGGCGCTCGAGGAGCACGGCCCGGACGTGGTCGCCGTCGAACGCGTCTTCTCCCAGAACAACACCTCGACGGTGATGGGCACCGCCCAGGTCTCCGGCATCGCGATCGTGGAGGCCGCCGAGCGCGGCATCCCGATCGCGATGCACACCCCCTCCGAGGTCAAGGCCGCGGTCACCGGCAGCGGCCGCGCCGAGAAGAAGCAGATCCAGACCATGCTGGTGCGCCTGCTCGGACTGGAGGCGCCGCCCCAGCCCGCGGACGCCTCCGACGCGGTCGCGATCGCCCTCACCCAGCTGTGGCGCGGCCCCGGTCCGGTCGCGCTCGACGCCACCGGTGGGGCGCGCACCAGCGCCCAGGCCGTGTGGGCCCGCGCCGAGCGCACGGCTCGACGCGCCCGGGAGCGCTCCACCTCCCGGCACTGA
- the ruvA gene encoding Holliday junction branch migration protein RuvA, with amino-acid sequence MIASLTGRVARIDLDSLVLDVGGVGYLVRTTPQALSSTRHGAELLLHTELVVREDSMTLFGFPHPEEAETFRIVQSVSGIGPRTALAVLAVLDPEELRRAVAEQDARAITRTPGIGPKVANRMLLELGGKLPAPSGSAAGSGESPVAPAAGVDGDVVEALVGLGWPEKGAVSAVEAVRSEDDAVPEAADLLRRALRRLGGSR; translated from the coding sequence GTGATCGCATCCCTGACCGGGCGAGTCGCCCGCATCGACCTCGACTCCCTCGTGCTGGACGTCGGTGGCGTGGGCTATCTCGTCCGCACCACGCCCCAGGCGCTGAGCTCCACCCGCCACGGCGCCGAGCTGCTCCTGCACACCGAGCTGGTCGTGCGCGAGGACTCGATGACGCTGTTCGGCTTCCCCCATCCCGAGGAGGCCGAGACCTTCCGCATCGTGCAGTCCGTCTCCGGCATCGGGCCCCGCACCGCGCTGGCGGTGCTGGCGGTCCTGGACCCCGAGGAGCTGCGCCGCGCCGTGGCCGAGCAGGACGCCAGGGCCATCACGCGCACTCCCGGCATCGGCCCGAAGGTCGCGAACCGGATGCTGCTCGAGCTGGGTGGGAAGCTGCCCGCCCCCTCCGGCTCCGCAGCCGGCAGCGGCGAGTCCCCGGTCGCCCCCGCCGCGGGGGTGGACGGGGACGTGGTCGAGGCCCTGGTGGGCCTGGGCTGGCCGGAGAAGGGCGCCGTCTCCGCGGTCGAGGCGGTCCGTTCCGAGGACGATGCCGTGCCCGAGGCCGCCGATCTGCTGCGCCGGGCGCTGCGTCGGCTCGGAGGCAGCCGATGA